The Megalobrama amblycephala isolate DHTTF-2021 linkage group LG7, ASM1881202v1, whole genome shotgun sequence genome window below encodes:
- the LOC125271860 gene encoding N-acyl-aromatic-L-amino acid amidohydrolase (carboxylate-forming) B-like isoform X2, with protein MASAFLPALGRLAVCGGTHGNELSGVYLVQEMERQRKEKGDGAWPIPVTTVLSNPRAVKECRRYIDTDMNRCFSRAMLSSPITDSSPYELQRAQELNNLLGPKESADAIDMICDLHNTTSNMGLTLIHYTSSDWVTLHIYKYLQTKITKVPVRVLVLDFQISDAYNLESVSKHGTTIEVGPQPHGVIRADIYFIMKEAVDMTIDWIHKFNSGTVFEGGDMEAFKFNKSIDYPRDPKTRTLTAAIHPQLQDRDFCLLKRGDPLFLSFSGETVKYEEEEPLHPFFINECAYYEKGIAFHLAKRLTLTIPTVQVQKH; from the exons ATGGCATCGGCGTTCCTGCCAGCACTGGGTCGTTTGGCCGTATGTGGTGGTACCCATGGCAATGAGCTGTCAGGTGTGTATCTGGTGCAGGAGATGGAGCGACAGAGGAAAGAGAAGGGAGACGGCGCATGGCCGATTCCCGTAACAACTGTTCTGTCAAACCCACGcgctgtgaaagagtgcagaAGATATATTGACACAGATATGAATCGCTGCTTCAGCAGAGCCATGCTGAG TTCTCCTATTACAGACAGCAGCCCATATGAACTCCAACGAGCTCAGGAACTGAACAATCTGCTGGGACCGAAGGAGTCTGCAGATGCAATAGACATGATTTGTGACCTCCATAACACCACATCTAACATGGGCCTCACACTCATCCATTACACATCCAGTGACTGGGTGACCCTGCACATCTACAAATACTTACAG ACTAAGATAACCAAAGTGCCTGTGAGAGTGCTGGTACTGGATTTCCAGATTAGTGATGCATATAACTTGGAGTCTGTATCCAAGCATGGCACTA CAATAGAGGTCGGGCCACAGCCACATGGTGTCATCAGGGCTGACATCTATTTCATTATGAAAGAGGCCGTCGACATGACAATTGACTGGATCCACAAATTCAACTCAG gaACAGTATTTGAAGGCGGAGATATGGAAGCCTTCAAGTTTAACAAAAGTATTGATTATCCCAGAGATCCCAAGACTCGGACTCTCACAGCTGCCATTCATCCTCAGCTGCAG GACAGAGATTTCTGTCTCCTCAAGCGGGGTGACCctttgtttttatcattttctgGAGAAACTGTGAAGTACGAAGAAGAAGAGCCACTTCATCCTTTCTTTATCAATGAGTGTGCTTACTATGAAAAGGGAATCGCTTTTCACTTGGCAAAAAGGTTGACACTGACGATTCCAACGGTGCAAGTGCAGAAACACTGA
- the LOC125271860 gene encoding N-acyl-aromatic-L-amino acid amidohydrolase (carboxylate-forming) B-like isoform X1, which produces MRELHSQWKSVSVTSSCVKDDPGLVTEGEVEKEEMASAFLPALGRLAVCGGTHGNELSGVYLVQEMERQRKEKGDGAWPIPVTTVLSNPRAVKECRRYIDTDMNRCFSRAMLSSPITDSSPYELQRAQELNNLLGPKESADAIDMICDLHNTTSNMGLTLIHYTSSDWVTLHIYKYLQTKITKVPVRVLVLDFQISDAYNLESVSKHGTTIEVGPQPHGVIRADIYFIMKEAVDMTIDWIHKFNSGTVFEGGDMEAFKFNKSIDYPRDPKTRTLTAAIHPQLQDRDFCLLKRGDPLFLSFSGETVKYEEEEPLHPFFINECAYYEKGIAFHLAKRLTLTIPTVQVQKH; this is translated from the exons ATGCGGGAGCTTCATAGCCAGTGGAAGAGTGTTTCTGTGACATCATCATGTGTGAAAGATGATCCAGGGCTTGTGACGGAAGGAGAGGTAGAGAAGGAGGAG ATGGCATCGGCGTTCCTGCCAGCACTGGGTCGTTTGGCCGTATGTGGTGGTACCCATGGCAATGAGCTGTCAGGTGTGTATCTGGTGCAGGAGATGGAGCGACAGAGGAAAGAGAAGGGAGACGGCGCATGGCCGATTCCCGTAACAACTGTTCTGTCAAACCCACGcgctgtgaaagagtgcagaAGATATATTGACACAGATATGAATCGCTGCTTCAGCAGAGCCATGCTGAG TTCTCCTATTACAGACAGCAGCCCATATGAACTCCAACGAGCTCAGGAACTGAACAATCTGCTGGGACCGAAGGAGTCTGCAGATGCAATAGACATGATTTGTGACCTCCATAACACCACATCTAACATGGGCCTCACACTCATCCATTACACATCCAGTGACTGGGTGACCCTGCACATCTACAAATACTTACAG ACTAAGATAACCAAAGTGCCTGTGAGAGTGCTGGTACTGGATTTCCAGATTAGTGATGCATATAACTTGGAGTCTGTATCCAAGCATGGCACTA CAATAGAGGTCGGGCCACAGCCACATGGTGTCATCAGGGCTGACATCTATTTCATTATGAAAGAGGCCGTCGACATGACAATTGACTGGATCCACAAATTCAACTCAG gaACAGTATTTGAAGGCGGAGATATGGAAGCCTTCAAGTTTAACAAAAGTATTGATTATCCCAGAGATCCCAAGACTCGGACTCTCACAGCTGCCATTCATCCTCAGCTGCAG GACAGAGATTTCTGTCTCCTCAAGCGGGGTGACCctttgtttttatcattttctgGAGAAACTGTGAAGTACGAAGAAGAAGAGCCACTTCATCCTTTCTTTATCAATGAGTGTGCTTACTATGAAAAGGGAATCGCTTTTCACTTGGCAAAAAGGTTGACACTGACGATTCCAACGGTGCAAGTGCAGAAACACTGA